A genomic stretch from Arachis stenosperma cultivar V10309 chromosome 3, arast.V10309.gnm1.PFL2, whole genome shotgun sequence includes:
- the LOC130966430 gene encoding universal stress protein PHOS32-like has product MQKQQNPLALDSDPQLPQIKIHHPTSPRHHPSAVSTATPTPTAGARRKIGVAVDLSDESAYAVRWAVQQYIRPGDAVILLHVSPTNVLFGADWGSIDLAINTDPALDDEGITTTASINDSSGGGSGDHNKRKLEDDFDAFTATKAADLAKPLREAQIPFKIHIVKDHDMKERLCLEVERLGLSAVIMGSRGFGAVRRGSDGRLGSVSDYCVHHCICPVVVVRYPEDKDGGLAAGARAGDAVVAKQGGDGKAVIKPVTAVQDHKKEH; this is encoded by the exons atgcagaAGCAGCAAAATCCATTGGCACTGGATTCCGACCCACAATTGCCGCAAATTAAAATCCACCATCCGACCTCCCCCCGCCACCACCCCTCCGCCGTATCCACCGCAACCCCAACACCAACCGCCGGCGCACGCCGCAAAATTGGCGTAGCCGTGGACCTCTCGGACGAGAGCGCCTACGCCGTCCGCTGGGCTGTCCAGCAATATATCCGTCCCGGCGACGCCGTTATCCTCCTCCACGTCAGCCCCACTAACGTCCTGTTTGGTGCCGACTGGGGCTCCATCGACCTCGCCATCAACACTGACCCAGCTTTAGACGACGAAGGCATTACCACCACCGCTTCCATCAACGACAGTTCTGGCGGTGGCAGTGGCGACCACAACAAGCGCAAGCTCGAAGACGATTTCGATGCATTCACGGCGACAAAGGCCGCCGATCTCGCTAAGCCTTTGCGTGAGGCACAAATCCCTTTCAAGATCCACATCGTGAAGGACCATGACATGAAGGAGCGCCTCTGCCTCGAGGTCGAGCGCCTCGGTCTCAGTGCCGTCATCATGGGAAGCCGCGGATTCGGTGCCGTGCGTCGCGGCAGCGATGGGCGCCTTGGCAGCGTTAGCGACTATTGCGTGCATCACTGCATTTGCCCCGTTGTTGTTGTCCGCTATCCCGAAGATAAGGACGGCGGCCTCGCGGCTGGTGCTAGAGCTGGGGATGCCGTGGTGGCGAAGCAGGGTGGCGACGGCAAGGCTGTGATCAAGCCTGTGACGGCGGTGCAGGATCATAAAAAAG AGCATTAG